Genomic DNA from Niabella ginsenosidivorans:
ATAGCTCATCATTATGATCCGGCTGCAGTAATACAACTGATCAATGATATGCGTTCTATCCAATGTACCTGGATCGCTAATATTGATTACTATGAAAACCTGCAGCCCCGTAAATTAGTGCAGATGACGGTGCGCAACAAAGCGCTGAACAGCAGAATAAAGGGAGAAAGCTACTGCACACTGGTATTCTTTGAACTACCCCAACCTTTCAATGATAAAGGGGTTTTTCTCGACCGGTCAGATAAAAAAAGGCGCAGACAGATCAACGGCCACATTCTCCGGAAAGTAAACGACCGGGTAGGCTATGCTATTACCAAGCAATATCGTTAACAAACCGACATGAAATTTTTCAGGCTTAAAATACACAAAGGAAGCCTGAAAAATGTCATCAAAGGTTCCTCTTGGCCAAAAACAATAATAAATATACAAGAGAAAATATACACAGTTGTTAGTAATTCTTGATCTAAATTAACTTCCGTTAAATTTCAAGTTGTTATTTTTGCCGGATGGTAAATTCGAAAGAGTGTGTTCGTTTTGCTATATTGGATATGAATGAAGGGCATTCCAACCAGGGCATGCGCTGTATAAAAGATATCGTGCACAGATGGGCAAACGAAAAACGGGTTGAATTGATTTATGATGTCTTTGAAGTTCGTTTAAAAAATGAGCTGCCGGACATGACCTACGACATTTACATTTCAAGCGGAGGACCCGGGGACCCATTGAGCAGCCGCTTTGACGACTGGGATATTCAATGGAACAAATGGTTGAATGAAACCCTTCGCTGGAATGAGAACCCGGGCAATGACCGGAAAAAATTCGTTTTCTTTATCTGTCATTCCTTCCAGTTGGCCAGCCGTTATTTTAATGCGGGGCTGATCTGCAAACGCAAATCGACCTCCTTTGGGGTTTTTCCTGTTCACCTGCTGCCGGAAGGAAGGGTGAATGTGATTTTCAAAGATCTGAATGATCCTTTCTATGCAGTTGACAGCAGGGATTTTCAGCTGATACAGCCCAATCTTGACCTGCTAGGTGAAATAGGAGCCTATATTACCTGTATTGAAAAAGAGCGGCCGCATGTTCCGTATGAACGGGCTGTAATGGGCATTTCTTTTAACCCGTATATGTTTGGCACACAGTTTCACCCTGAAGCGGATGCAGAAGGGATGCTGAAGCATTTCCAGTCGGAAGAAAAAAGAAAAACGGTCATCGACAACCATGGTGCGGCTAAGCTGAACAGTATGATCGATCAGCTAAAAGATCCTGATAAAATCATGTGGACGAACCAGCATCTGCTTCCCAATTTTCTTAATGAGGCCCATGAACATATAATGGAAGTAAATGCTGTGGCCTGATTTCCTCCTGATGGATCTCAATTATTGTATATAATAAATGCGCTCCGGAATGAAGCGCATTTATTTTTTATGAATACCGACACTCAAAACTTCAGATCCGGCCAGCCATCACGGTAAGTACGTTTTACATATTGATTCGCAGGCTCAAAGTTGGTTACCTTCATATTTGGCCCATCCCATGTTAAGGTAATGCCGCGGCCGGGAAATTTGCCTTCCGCATCCTTATAATTAAAGCTGCGGATAGCCAGGTTACCCATAAGGATGCTTTCTGTTAACGGTACAGCATATCCTATAAACGGAGAATCCACCATTTTATGCCCTTTTTCATAACCGGCAATGCAGGCGTCTACCCATTGTTTATAGTGCCCTTCAGCGCCACCCGGTATGCGCGGATATTTTTTGGGCACTTTAATATCCTTTGTTTTGGAAGTAGGCAGTAATGTAGGGTCCAATCCGTATACACCGCACATCATTTTTCCTTTGGTACCAACAAAAAGCACACCATTGCCTTTATCGCCATGGCCGCCCATGATTTCATTAGGGCCTAATTCATCCGGGCGCTCCGGCTGAATGCCACCATCCATCCAGTGCAATTTTATATCTTTTCCGTTTTTGCTTTTGTATTTAAAATGAACAGAAGAAGATACAGGCGGACTGTCCGGGAAGTATCCCTGCTGGAAATTACCTGTATAAATGGTGCTGGTGCTGCAGGTTACTTCGGTAGGAAAGCCCAGCCCTAATACCTTAAATACCGGGCCTACAATATGACAGGCCATATCGCCCAAAGCGCCGGTACCATAATCCCACCAGCCCCGCCAGTTAAACGGAACCACGTTACCTTCATATTCCCGGTAAGGAGCCGTGCCCAGCCAGAGATCCCAGTTCAATCCCTCCGGAACAGACGGCTTCTCGTTGGGCCATGCAATACCCTGGGGCCATACCGGCCGGTTGGTCCAGCAATAAACAGATTCTATTTCGCCAATCAGCCCTGCTTCATACCATTCCCGCAAATCGCGCACCCCGTCATTAGAAGAACCCTGGTCGCCCATTTGCGTTACTACCTTATAGCGCTTTGCCGCTTCTCCCAGCATTCTCGATTCCCATATATCATGTGTCAGCGGTTTTTGCACATACACATGCTTATTCAGTTGCATGGCATGAAACGCAACAATGGCATGTGTATGATCCGGGGTTCCTACGCTTACTGCATCAAAATGCTTACTTTCCTTATCAAGGAGCTCCCGCCAGTCGTTATAGTATTTGGCTTTGGGAAACAGTTTACGGTTTTGCGCTGCCTGCCGGTCATCCACATCCACCAGAAATGCTATTTCAGCATTTCCGCTCTTTGCAAAATGACGAATGTCGTCACCGCCTTTTCCGCCGGCGCCCACACCTGCCACCAGCAGCTTATCACTTGGTGCTACATAACCGCGCCCCAGAACATGACGGGGAACAATAAAGAAAGCGCTTCCTGCAAGCGCTGTGTTTCTTATAAATTTTCTTCTTGAATAATTCTTTTTTTGATTCATGATGACAAAAAAGATTTAATGAAATATGATTGAAAAAAAATGATCCTCAAATACACTTTACTATAAGGTCAGGCTCCATCCTTCACGGTAATCCCGTTTCACAAAGCGGTTGGCCTCATCAAAGTTGGTGATCTTCATGTTCTGTGCATCCCACAGGAGCTTTTTGCGGCCTGTAAATTTACTTTTGCCCCAGCCGGATATACTGGGATCCATATACAACGCGCTCCGGATGGCCAGGTTGCCCATAAGAATGCTTTCCGTAAAAGGCCCGGCATATTCAAACGGAGAGCTGGTGACTCCTTTCCCGTAACCATCAATGCAGGCATTTACCCATTGCAGATAGTGCCCGTCCTCACCGCCCGGTACCCGGGCAATTGTTTCTTTTACGGCTTTTGCGCTTTCATTTTTTGAAAGTGGCAGCAGCCTGGGGTTAGCTCCATAACAGTCTGCAAGCAATTTGCCTTTTGTACCAATGAATAAAACGCCGCCATCCCAGTTGCCAAACTCTTCTTCAGGCAACAACTCATCAGGACGTTTCGGCAGCAAACCTCCATCATACCAGGATACTTTCAGTGTGCCTTTTTTGTCTTTCCTGGGATACTCCAGGTGAATAATAGACGCTACCGGGCAACTATCAATATTATTGGCTTCCTGGTTCATCCCCGTCCATTGATTGGCAATACTGCATTCTGCTGAAGAGGGATAACTTATAGGCAGGATCCTGAAAATAGGATCCATAATATGGCAGGCCATATCGCCCAGCGCACCGGTACCGTAGTTCCACCAGCCCCGCCAGTTAAAGGGAACATAAGCAGGGTTATAATCATCTTTGGGCGCCGTGCCCAGCCACAGATCCCAATCCAGTTCTTTGGGCACTTCGAAATTCCCTTTTGGCTTAGGCACTCCCTGTGGCCATATAGGGCGATTGGTCCATGCCTGTGCTTCAATAATATCGCCAATCAGGCCCGCATCATACAATTCTTTCATCCGGCGTACCCCATCGCCCGATCCGCCCTGGTTTCCCATCTGGGTGATCACTTTATATTTCTTTGCAGCCTGTGCCAGAATACGCGCTTCATAAATATCATGTGTCAGCGGTTTTTGAGTGTATACATGTTTTCCCAGTTGCATTGCTGCTAACGTAGCAACAGCGTGCGTATGATCCGGCGTACTGATACTACAGGCATCAATGTTCTTTGCCTCCTTTTGCAGCATTTCCCTGAAATCTTTGTAATAGCTGGCTTTAGGGAACCTTTTTCTTGAATTTGCAGCAGCACGGTCATCCACATCGCACAGCGCTACTATATTCACTTTCGGGCTTTTAGCAAATGATGCCAGATCCCCTTCTCCTTTACCTCCGGCCCCGATACCTGCAATATTCAGCTTATCAGACGGAGCTATAAACCCTTTTCCTAAAACATGCCTGGGTACAATAAAAAAAGCAGTTCCTGCAAGGGCTGAGTTTTTGATAAACTTTCTCCTTGAATGATCATTCTTATCCTTCATAATGGCTTAAAAAAAATTTAACAAATCAGATTTAAGGGAAGTAAAGTAGGCATTTTCTCTGATAAAACTTGAGATGCGTATTATTTTTTTCCATTTTTTTTGAAAAATGGCTAATAATGCTGATCAACGACCCGGCTTTTTAATTCATCCTTAAAAAGAACTTCCACCTTAAAGTTCATGGGCGCATAATATTGTTCCAAGATCTTACGGATCTTATCTTTTGATTGTTGCATATATACCGGATTGCCCTCCATCTGTTTCCGGGACTCAGCGTACAGCTTTTTCTGAACCGTGGCATAATAAGTTTCATCCGGCGATTCCAGCATACCCCTGCGCGTCATCGCATCTGCCCGGTCCATTCGCAGCTCGTAGCTGAGCAGTTGCGGAGCAGGGATAACAATGTGCACCACTTTATTTTTTTCTTCTATATTCACTTGCTGTTTTTCCAGGCTCACTCCGTATTTAGCTATATAAGGGATTGAAATATTGACGGTGCGCTCCATAAACATTTTTTTGAAAGCATCTGTCATAGTGCCATCGTTGGTAATATTCGTGGTCTTAATATTGGCAGTGCCCTGCACTTCCAGCGAAGCCAGCTCGGAAACCTCCTTAACAAAGGCCGCATTCAGCGCAATATTTTCAATCGTTTTGGTGCCATTCTTTTTTCCCAGCAAATACGCCAGCACCCCTATGGCAACCGCACAAAGCACTATGATAAACGGTAAACAGCCTTTCTGCATTTTACAAAAATTATAAAAGTTTTAATCCGGGTTTAAAATTAACCGATTATACGCTAAAACCTTGTTATTAAATACCGCTTTTAAAAATCCGCCTATGATTTTAAACATTTCGTTGTATATTGGCCTGTCTTATTTAATAAATTTTAAAAGGCCATTTGAATGGAAGAATTGCAGATCAAAAAACAAGCTAAAAAATATGATGTAGTAATTGTTGGTTCCGGTGCAGGCGGTGGCATGGCGGCATACGTATTATCCAAAGCAGGCTTAAATGTCTGCATGCTGGAAGCGGGCCCCATGTACAATCCGCAGAAAGAAGTTTTCCAGCTAAAAAGACCCTGGGAGTCGCCCCGCAGAGGCCGCGCTACCAAATACCGCCCTTTTGGCGATTTTGATGCCTGTTATGGGGGATGGAATATTGAAGGAGAGCCTTACACCAAAGAGAAAGGCACTGAATGGGAATGGTTCCGGGCGCGCATGCTGGGTGGCAGAACCAATCATTGGGGCCGTATTTCACTGCGTTTCGGGCCAAGGGATTTTAAAGGCTACAGTTATGATGGTGTGGGTACCGACTGGCCCATTGGTTATGATGATATAAAACCCTACTACGACAAAGTAGACCAGTTGATCGGGGTGTTCGGGAGCGTGGAGAACCTGCCAAATGAACCGGACGGTATTTTTTTACCACCGCCCAAACCACGGCTGCATGAGCTTTTTATAAAAAAAGGCGCCCAGAAATCGGGCGTGCCGGTGATCCCTTCCCGGCTTTCTATCCTTACCAAAAAATTAAATGATGAAAGAGGCTCCTGTTTCTTTTGTTCACAGTGCGGCAGGAACTGTAGCATGGCCAAAGCTGATTTTTCCTCTTCAAACGTATTGATATACCCGGCATTAAAAACAGGTAAACTGGAAGTAATCGCCAATGCCATGGCACGCGAAGTGCTTACGAATACGGACGGAATGGCAAAGGGAGTATCCTATGTGAATAAAGAAGACATGCTGGAGTACCAGGTAGAAGGGCGCGTGGTGATACTGGCTGCCAGCGCCTGCGAAACAGCCCGGCTTTTACTGAACTCAAAATCCCAGCGACATCCAAACGGATTGGCAAACAGCAGCAATGTGGTGGGCAAATACCTTCAGGATAGTACAGGCGCTGCCATGGGGGGTATATTCCGGAACTTTTTGGACGAAAAAGATATAATGAAGATGGCGTAGGCGGTATGCACGTTTACTCTCCCTGGTGGGGCGATAATAAGAAGCTGGGATTTCCACGCGGCTATCACATAGAATATTGGGGGGCTTTGGTCAGCCGGCCTATGGGTTTGGAATGGGGCTGGAATCATTAAATGGTAAATACCCCGTAAACGGTAAAAAGAAAGAGGCCGGTGGTTATGGAAAATCCTTCAAGGAAGACCAGCGCTATTTCTATGGTGCTTCCGTAGGTATGGCCGGCCGCGGAGAAGCTATTGCGTTTGAGCATAACCGCTGTGAAATTGATCCCAATGTAGTAGACAAATACGGCATTCCTGTTTTAAAGTTTAATGTTACATTAAGCGATTATGAAATAAAACAGGCCAAGCATATGAAGGAAACCTTTAAAGAGATCATGCACAATATGGGCGCGGTGATCACTTATGGTGATGACGGTCCTGAAAACAACTATGGTATTGACAAACCAGGATATATTATTCATGAAGCCGGTACTGCACGTATGGGCGATGATCCTAAATCCTCGGTACTGAATAAGTGGAGCCAGGCACATGATTGTAAAAACCTGTTTTGTGTAGACGGCAGCCAGTTTACATCACAGGCTAATAAAAACATTACCTGGACCATTCTGGCCTTAAGTATGCGTGCAAGCGAGTTTATTATTGATGAAATGAAAAAACAGAATTTATAGTCCCGATAGTTATCAGGATGAACATTGGACATCAGATATCCAGCATACAGAAACATTAAATGTACAAACAATGAAAAGACGTGATTCACTCAAATATATAGCAGCCGGGGCACTGGCTACCGGCACCCTGGCCATTGGATGCAAGCCGGGTGAGAAAAAAGACAATTCGCCCGCAGCTACTACGGAAAAAAAAGCCGGCCTCCACCGTTATGAAGATGAAAAAAGGTACGAGGAGGAGGTAGAAAAGCTGCCGGACTTTTTTAATGCGCATGAGATGGCTACCATCACCCTTCTTGCAGATATTATCATTCCTAAAGATGAAGTAAGCGGCAGCGCCAGCGATGCAAAAGTGCCGGATTTCATCCAGTTTACGGTAAAAGACCAGCCTGAGCTTCAAACGCCTATGAGAGGCGGTTTACGTTGGCTGGACATGCAGTGCCTGAACAAATACGGGAAAGCTTTTAAGGACTGTTCTTCTCAGCAGCAAATTGAAATGGTTGATCTGATCGCCTACCCGGACAGGGCAAAAGGCAAGCCGGAACTGGCACAGGGTGTGGCCTT
This window encodes:
- a CDS encoding glutamine amidotransferase-related protein, with protein sequence MVNSKECVRFAILDMNEGHSNQGMRCIKDIVHRWANEKRVELIYDVFEVRLKNELPDMTYDIYISSGGPGDPLSSRFDDWDIQWNKWLNETLRWNENPGNDRKKFVFFICHSFQLASRYFNAGLICKRKSTSFGVFPVHLLPEGRVNVIFKDLNDPFYAVDSRDFQLIQPNLDLLGEIGAYITCIEKERPHVPYERAVMGISFNPYMFGTQFHPEADAEGMLKHFQSEEKRKTVIDNHGAAKLNSMIDQLKDPDKIMWTNQHLLPNFLNEAHEHIMEVNAVA
- a CDS encoding Gfo/Idh/MocA family protein, which gives rise to MNQKKNYSRRKFIRNTALAGSAFFIVPRHVLGRGYVAPSDKLLVAGVGAGGKGGDDIRHFAKSGNAEIAFLVDVDDRQAAQNRKLFPKAKYYNDWRELLDKESKHFDAVSVGTPDHTHAIVAFHAMQLNKHVYVQKPLTHDIWESRMLGEAAKRYKVVTQMGDQGSSNDGVRDLREWYEAGLIGEIESVYCWTNRPVWPQGIAWPNEKPSVPEGLNWDLWLGTAPYREYEGNVVPFNWRGWWDYGTGALGDMACHIVGPVFKVLGLGFPTEVTCSTSTIYTGNFQQGYFPDSPPVSSSVHFKYKSKNGKDIKLHWMDGGIQPERPDELGPNEIMGGHGDKGNGVLFVGTKGKMMCGVYGLDPTLLPTSKTKDIKVPKKYPRIPGGAEGHYKQWVDACIAGYEKGHKMVDSPFIGYAVPLTESILMGNLAIRSFNYKDAEGKFPGRGITLTWDGPNMKVTNFEPANQYVKRTYRDGWPDLKF
- a CDS encoding Gfo/Idh/MocA family protein, producing MKDKNDHSRRKFIKNSALAGTAFFIVPRHVLGKGFIAPSDKLNIAGIGAGGKGEGDLASFAKSPKVNIVALCDVDDRAAANSRKRFPKASYYKDFREMLQKEAKNIDACSISTPDHTHAVATLAAMQLGKHVYTQKPLTHDIYEARILAQAAKKYKVITQMGNQGGSGDGVRRMKELYDAGLIGDIIEAQAWTNRPIWPQGVPKPKGNFEVPKELDWDLWLGTAPKDDYNPAYVPFNWRGWWNYGTGALGDMACHIMDPIFRILPISYPSSAECSIANQWTGMNQEANNIDSCPVASIIHLEYPRKDKKGTLKVSWYDGGLLPKRPDELLPEEEFGNWDGGVLFIGTKGKLLADCYGANPRLLPLSKNESAKAVKETIARVPGGEDGHYLQWVNACIDGYGKGVTSSPFEYAGPFTESILMGNLAIRSALYMDPSISGWGKSKFTGRKKLLWDAQNMKITNFDEANRFVKRDYREGWSLTL
- a CDS encoding DUF4230 domain-containing protein → MQKGCLPFIIVLCAVAIGVLAYLLGKKNGTKTIENIALNAAFVKEVSELASLEVQGTANIKTTNITNDGTMTDAFKKMFMERTVNISIPYIAKYGVSLEKQQVNIEEKNKVVHIVIPAPQLLSYELRMDRADAMTRRGMLESPDETYYATVQKKLYAESRKQMEGNPVYMQQSKDKIRKILEQYYAPMNFKVEVLFKDELKSRVVDQHY
- a CDS encoding GMC family oxidoreductase N-terminal domain-containing protein, with product MEELQIKKQAKKYDVVIVGSGAGGGMAAYVLSKAGLNVCMLEAGPMYNPQKEVFQLKRPWESPRRGRATKYRPFGDFDACYGGWNIEGEPYTKEKGTEWEWFRARMLGGRTNHWGRISLRFGPRDFKGYSYDGVGTDWPIGYDDIKPYYDKVDQLIGVFGSVENLPNEPDGIFLPPPKPRLHELFIKKGAQKSGVPVIPSRLSILTKKLNDERGSCFFCSQCGRNCSMAKADFSSSNVLIYPALKTGKLEVIANAMAREVLTNTDGMAKGVSYVNKEDMLEYQVEGRVVILAASACETARLLLNSKSQRHPNGLANSSNVVGKYLQDSTGAAMGGIFRNFLDEKDIMKMA
- a CDS encoding GMC family oxidoreductase produces the protein MGGFGQPAYGFGMGLESLNGKYPVNGKKKEAGGYGKSFKEDQRYFYGASVGMAGRGEAIAFEHNRCEIDPNVVDKYGIPVLKFNVTLSDYEIKQAKHMKETFKEIMHNMGAVITYGDDGPENNYGIDKPGYIIHEAGTARMGDDPKSSVLNKWSQAHDCKNLFCVDGSQFTSQANKNITWTILALSMRASEFIIDEMKKQNL
- a CDS encoding gluconate 2-dehydrogenase subunit 3 family protein; the protein is MKRRDSLKYIAAGALATGTLAIGCKPGEKKDNSPAATTEKKAGLHRYEDEKRYEEEVEKLPDFFNAHEMATITLLADIIIPKDEVSGSASDAKVPDFIQFTVKDQPELQTPMRGGLRWLDMQCLNKYGKAFKDCSSQQQIEMVDLIAYPDRAKGKPELAQGVAFFSKLRDLTATGFYTSEIGVKDIGYVGSQPNQWNGVPDDVLKQYGLAYTEKELKECVSFA